One Desulfurella amilsii genomic region harbors:
- a CDS encoding tetratricopeptide repeat protein: protein MNECIESIQNENYNEAVNLAEKALEIKKDSLTHYYAGVAYYYADNIALSLLHLQLAKEKASKNQKKMANIQIMLGVVYKDLGVIEKATDYLNQAILNPQIQKNQKSFAYIKLTEIYKDFDIDKAIDCGLIALNCATFKEQKLEVYNMLGECYKIINDISKSISCLEKAKPLIKDQTDLEYLKLDLADLYLQNKDYDKARRLYSSLIKSNDNQIKCNAYKGLGLINQTKNKTDALANFKKALDYCEENDNNEILNLINQSRKLTIV, encoded by the coding sequence TTGAATGAATGCATTGAAAGCATTCAAAATGAAAATTATAATGAGGCTGTTAATTTAGCTGAAAAAGCTTTGGAAATTAAAAAAGACAGTTTGACGCATTATTATGCAGGTGTTGCTTACTACTACGCAGATAATATAGCTTTAAGCCTGCTTCATTTACAGCTTGCCAAAGAAAAAGCCTCTAAAAACCAAAAAAAGATGGCAAACATACAAATTATGCTCGGCGTTGTTTACAAAGATTTAGGTGTTATTGAGAAAGCAACAGATTATCTTAATCAGGCAATACTTAATCCGCAGATACAAAAAAATCAAAAATCATTCGCTTATATAAAACTTACAGAGATATACAAGGATTTTGATATAGATAAAGCTATAGATTGCGGACTTATAGCTTTAAACTGTGCTACTTTTAAAGAACAAAAGCTTGAAGTTTACAATATGCTTGGCGAATGCTATAAGATAATCAATGATATTTCAAAATCTATAAGCTGTCTGGAAAAAGCTAAACCACTTATTAAAGACCAAACCGATTTGGAATACTTAAAGTTAGACCTTGCAGACCTTTACCTGCAGAATAAAGACTATGATAAAGCCCGCAGGCTTTATTCAAGTCTTATAAAATCAAATGATAATCAAATAAAATGCAATGCTTACAAGGGACTTGGGCTTATTAATCAAACTAAAAATAAAACAGATGCTTTGGCAAATTTTAAAAAGGCATTGGATTACTGCGAAGAAAATGATAACAACGAAATACTTAATTTAATAAATCAGTCAAGAAAATTGACTATTGTATAG